A genomic window from Carassius auratus strain Wakin chromosome 45, ASM336829v1, whole genome shotgun sequence includes:
- the LOC113063388 gene encoding YLP motif-containing protein 1-like isoform X3, with the protein MHPSWGGYGGAHQPPPHFGPRPHQFRGPQPPAVAGEKIGGYGAPSLTASSNFSSLQEQHMQQMQQLQQLHLKQLQSVLHHSGNNTTSSTSSSGPPYWQTGHTAPPNSFQDPSTLRGPAGPPQPQPPPPEVKPPAPEPPPSSSPALKSPAPAPKVSEDSASVADEKPDFSSMSQQEQQEYWYQQHRQNLQKLKNEKAKQNQSSSLGNNASAPPPPVEPPKSTPPPPPPKEEPPPPPPPDESKPSGITNTGDPAEAARLQQLQAAAAHWQHVQHQRASIQYQALMQEHAQLQQVLQQYQQLIQQPAHLQTMPFEMQLQHYEMQQQRFSPLYQEWDRHFNLWLEQFQGYPHKDQLHDYEAQWRQWQEQMKSTSAHLQERVTTLRAMQHQYGTASSYGGMMGPYGQHRLPGPNGNMHLASPPVNMDAMPRPSQQAPPPSGPVNPQGPSPVQRFTSSSSDSVSEKGTTAGPPGPGVRPHGPHGRFDGPRFEGPRGPRFEQPPQQRFSAPPRFDTGQRFNRPPRGIPPHPGGPPRPENPPRQNAPTRFERPPVPPQQPGYGGQSSPVPSVQTKQQSAKPDAPPVAQSHLEPEKHKNTQDQITKKNGASTRPSLTDDILDSVDGFFIQSGPIPQTQDNTSDNTKSDAAKQDKLKENTTKPFLPTESPNTTNKNSQKSSSQPSNTNNVTKGPPQQTKPPQNDKFKPDTPKEAPRGPHVMNQTGPPQVTRGRGRGQGPLPIRGRGRARGRGQYGGQMADANCQREIMPEDPYDYQQPDAITHSEDQDSAWRDPSLEVPGEMDEQDAPHEMWHPEEELFPEEYYEKPRERIPPVDHREHPESTHPDEHWEEESQEYWEEEDPYLAETRPPMHARPPFPPGGPRRPPFHPRFMLHGPRRPPPPGPPHGPPHMGPRGVMGPRFRRGLGPWGPPPRHDLMERDMRRPPPPHEILEGGPAGPLVYEEEMDREPVWTHPRGRGLRRPPLPPHEMVRGIRRPPMRPTMPRERWHGQPPHEGNYEEEYPYGAEDDASRRPDHEYHEAYEQDDEYYGSREEWGREQPDRDYPPHRPPEHIREDPWLDERERSFPYDDENRYREERRGPPYADNPPYQERDREPPYHSRSDWERIPPPPPPERSYSHQVDEMESHYEHNPEPLAGLPASQSLDPPLEQSSSSDNKTVLALSQRQHEIILKAAQELKMIRELQESKMVLGGASNPESAGITSELPPGILGLEIPPEVKSALQATNLLSETGQSSQPLEAGLAPSNQSAGFLHSSSAPAPTATFIAKTVDYGHGRDVGTTVERISYGERIVLRPTPPPSERLYEKELLGHRDPYYDRRSDPYGGSRDYDWDWERDPYREKPPLDYERDRYERERYLREERPPPGHRERDHPSRSSRDREVYNRPSYDRSSYERNLEHYDHGSSSFGSDRRSYPDERPPPPTSLPPSAPVAPPRVEKKPETKNAEDILKPPGRRTRPDRIVVIMRGLPGSGKSHVAKLIRDKEVESGGAPPRVLGLDDYFMTEVEKVEKDPDSGKRVKKKVLEYEYEPEMEDTYRSSMLKTFKKTLDDGFFPFIILDAINDKVKYFDQFWSAAKTKGFEVYLAEITTDHQTCAKRNIHGRTLKDITKLSSGWEAAPPHMVRLDIRSLLQDAAIEDVEMEDFNPSEEEPRAEVKPEDDDETDLVWNNKGCQRTKRVFFG; encoded by the exons ATGCATCCGTCCTGGGGCGGTTACGGAGGGGCACACCAGCCTCCTCCACACTTCGGCCCGCGGCCTCATCAGTTTAGGGGACCTCAGCCTCCAGCAGTAGCAGGAGAAAAAATTGGAGGATATGGCGCTCCGTCTCTTACAGCGTCGTCTAATTTCTCTAGTTTACAAGAACAGCATATGCAACAAATGCAGCAGTTGCAGCAGCTCCATCTGAAGCAGCTGCAGTCGGTGCTGCATCACTCCGGCAACAACACCACCAGCTCCACCAGCAGCAGCGGGCCTCCGTACTGGCAAACCGGACACACCGCGCCACCCAACAGCTTTCAAGATCCATCCACTCTGAGAGGTCCTGCTGGCCCCCCTCAACCACAGCCTCCGCCACCAGAAGTGAAACCTCCAGCTCCCGAGCCTCCTCCATCTTCATCACCGGCACTGAAGAGCCCCGCTCCAGCACCAAAGGTTAGCGAAGACAGTGCGTCGGTGGCGGATGAAAAGCCCGACTTCTCGTCGATGTCTCAACAG GAGCAGCAGGAATATTGGTATCAGCAGCATCGTCAAAATTTGCAAAAGCTGAAAAACGAGAAGGCGAAGCAGAATCAAAGTTCATCTCTTGGAAACAATGCTTCTGCTCCACCACCTCCAGTTGAACCCCCAAAGAGCACCCCTCCTCCCCCACCTCCCAAAGAGGAACCCCCTCCACCCCCACCACCAGATGAATCAAAA CCCAGTGGCATCACTAATACAGGAGACCCAGCTGAAGCAGCACGTCTTCAACAGCTGCAGGCGGCAGCTGCCCATTGGCAGCATGTGCAGCATCAAAGGGCCAGCATTCAGTACCAGGCACTGATGCAAGAGCATGCTCAACTACAGCAAGTCCTGCAACAGTACCAACAGCTTATTCAACAGCCAGCTCATCTCCAG ACAATGCCCTTTGAGATGCAGTTGCAGCACTATGAAATGCAGCAACAGCGGTTTTCTCCCTTGTACCAAGAATGGGACCGGCACTTTAATTTGTGGTTAGAACAGTTTCAGGGATACCCACACAAAGACCAGCTACATGATTACGAAGCCCAGTGGAGACAATGGCAAGAGCAAATGAAATCAACTTCAGCACATCTGCAAGAGAGAGTCACAACTCTAAGAGCTATGCAGCATCAGTATGGTACAGCTTCTTCGTATGGGGGTATGATGGGACCATATGGGCAACATCGACTCCCCGGACCAAACGGAAACATGCATTTAGCCAGCCCACCAGTTAATATGGATGCCATGCCAAGACCTTCACAACAGGCCCCGCCACCTTCTGGACCGGTTAATCCACAGGGGCCATCACCTGTACAACGTTTTACATCTTCTAGTTCAGATTCTGTCTCTGAAAAAGGTACAACTGCTGGACCACCTGGACCAGGGGTTCGTCCTCATGGGCCTCATGGAAGATTTGATGGCCCAAG GTTTGAAGGTCCCAGAGGCCCTCGGTTTGAACAGCCACCCCAGCAACGGTTTAGTGCACCACCTAGATTTGACACTGGTCAGCGATTTAACCGACCTCCCAGAGGTATTCCTCCTCACCCTGGGGGTCCACCAAGACCTGAGAACCCCCCTAGGCAGAATGCACCTACGCGATTTGAAAGACCCCCTGTACCTCCTCAACAACCAGGGTATGGAGGGCAATCCAGTCCTGTCCCTAGCGTTCAAACAAAGCAACAATCGGCAAAACCTGATGCACCACCAGTTGCTCAATCTCATTTGGAaccagaaaaacacaaaaatacccAAGatcaaattaccaaaaaaaatggTGCTTCAACTCGTCCGTCACTGACAGATGACATCTTGGACTCAGTGGATGGATTTTTTATTCAGAGTGGACCCATTCCCCAAACTCAGGATAATACATCTGACAATACTAAATCTGATGCTGCAAAGCAGGATAAGTTAAAAGAAAATACTACTAAACCATTCCTACCTACAGAAAGTCCAAACACCACCAACAAAAATTCTCAGAAGTCTAGCTCACAACCTTCTAATACCAACAATGTAACTAAAGGGCCACCACAACAAACAAAGCCTCCTCAAAATGATAAGTTTAAACCTGATACTCCTAAGGAGGCTCCTAGGGGGCCACATGTGATGAATCAGACAGGCCCACCGCAGGTAACCAGAGGAAGGGGAAGGGGCCAAGGGCCTTTGCCTATCAGAGGCAGGGGCCGTGCACGTGGTCGAGGACAGTATGGTGGACAAATGGCTGATGCCAACTGTCAGAGAGAAATTATGCCAGAGGATCCCTATGACTATCAGCAACCAGATGCCATAACACACAGCGAGGACCAGGATTCGGCTTGGAGAGACCCCTCTTTAGAAGTACCTGGAGAAATGGATGAACAGGATGCACCCCATGAGATGTGGCATCCAGAAGAGGAACTCTTCCCAGAAGAGTACTATGAAAAGCCTAGAGAGAGAATACCCCCAGTGGATCACAGGGAGCACCCAGAGAGCACTCATCCAGATGAACACTGGGAAGAAGAATCACAGGAATACTGGGAGGAAGAAGATCCATACTTGGCAGAGACAAGACCTCCCATGCATGCTAGACCTCCTTTTCCTCCAGGTGGCCCTAGAAGACCCCCATTCCATCCTCGATTTATGCTTCATGGTCCAAGACGCCCCCCTCCTCCTGGCCCCCCACACGGACCTCCTCACATGGGACCACGTGGGGTAATGGGACCACGGTTCAGACGTGGTCTAGGTCCATGGGGACCACCACCCCGCCATGACCTGATGGAGCGAGACATGAGACGGCCACCACCTCCTCATGAAATCTTGGAAGGGGGGCCAGCTGGACCCCTCGTATATGAAGAAGAAATGGACAGAGAACCTGTATGGACTCATCCTCGTGGGAGGGGGCTGAGACGTCCTCCTTTACCTCCCCATGAAATGGTGAGAGGGATTCGAAGACCTCCGATGAGGCCCACAATGCCAAGGGAGAGGTGGCATGGCCAACCACCTCATGAAGGAAATTATGAAGAGGAATACCCTTATGGTGCAGAGGATGATGCGTCCAGAAGGCCAGACCATGAATATCATGAAGCTTATGAACAAGATGATGAGTATTATGGTTCTCGTGAGGAATGGGGCAGGGAGCAGCCTGACAGAGACTATCCACCACATCGTCCCCCAGAGCACATAAGAGAGGATCCCTGGTTGGATGAAAGAGAAAGGTCATTCCCATATGATGATGAGAATCGGTATAGAGAGGAACGGAGAGGACCACCTTATGCTGATAATCCACCTTATCAAGAACGTGATCGGGAGCCTCCTTATCACTCTCGTTCTGACTGGGAAAGGatccctcctccacccccacCAGAGAGATCTTACTCCCATCAAGTCGATGAAATGGAGTCCCATTATGAACACAACCCAGAGCCGCTAGCTGGACTGCCTGCATCTCAATCCCTTGATCCTCCACTTGAGCAGTCTTCATCTAGTGATAATAAAACCGTACTTGCTCTGTCTCAACGGCAGCATGAGATCATTCTCAAAGCTGCCCAGGAGCTGAAAATGATAAG AGAACTTCAGGAAAGCAAGATGGTTTTGGGAGGAGCTTCAAACCCAGAGTCAGCTGGGATAACTTCAGAACTTCCCCCTGGAATTCTTGGATTGGAAATTCCGCCTGAGGTTAAAAGTGCCCTGCAG gCTACCAATTTATTGTCAGAAACTGGACAGAGTAGTCAACCTTTGGAAGCTGGTTTGGCCCCTTCAAATCAATCTGCAGGCttccttcattcatcttcagcaCCTGCCCCTACAGCCACATTCATTGCTAAAACAGTGGACTATGGGCATGGCCGAG ATGTTGGTACCACGGTGGAAAGGATTTCTTATGGAGAGAGGATTGTTTTGAGGCCTACTCCACCGCCATCTGAGCGACTTTATGAGAAAG AACTGCTTGGCCACAGAGACCCGTACTATGACAGAAGAAGTGACCCATACGGTGGTTCCAGAGATTATGACTGGGACTGGGAGAGAGATCCATACAGAGAGAAGCCACCTCTGGATTATGAGAGAGACAGATATGAAAGGGAACGTTACCTGCGAGAAGAACG ACCTCCTCCAGGACACAGAGAAAGAGATCATCCAAGCCGCTCAAGCAGGGATCGTGAGGTGTATAACCGACCAAGCTATGACAGGTCTTCATATGAAAGGAATCTTGAGCATTATGACCATGGATCCTCAAGCTTTGGTA GTGATCGGAGGAGTTATCCAGATGAGCGCCCTCCACCACCCACATCACTGCCCCCTTCTGCTCCTGTTGCTCCCCCTCGTGTGGAGAAGAAACCAGAGACAAAGAATGCTGAGGACATCCTCAAACCCCCAGGTCGAAGGACTCGGCCTGACAGG attgtGGTCATCATGCGTGGATTACCTGGAAGCGGCAAAAGTCATGTCGCAAAACTTATTAGg GATAAAGAAGTTGAATCTGGTGGTGCGCCACCTAGAGTTCTCGGTCTGGATGACTATTTCATGACTGAAGTGGAAAAAGTTGAGAAGGACCCTGATAGTGGGAAGCGTGTCAAGAAAAAG GTTCTTGAATATGAATATGAGCCAGAGATGGAAGATACGTATCGAAGCAGCATGTTGAAGACATTCAAGAAAACACTGGATGATGGATTTTTTCCCTTCATAATCCTGGATGCCATTAATGATAAAGTGAAGTACTTTGACCAATTCTGGAGTGCTGCTAAGACTAAAGGGTTTGAG gtGTACTTGGCTGAAATCACTACTGATCACCAaacatgtgcaaagagaaacataCATGGACGAACACTTAAGGATATTACAAAG CTGTCCAGTGGCTGGGAAGCTGCGCCGCCTCATATGGTACGACTGGATATCAGGTCTTTGCTGCAGGACGCGGCAATTGAAGAT GTGGAGATGGAAGACTTCAACCCATCTGAAGAAGAACCAAGAGCTGAAGTGAAACCGGAAGATGACGACGAGACTGATCTG